A section of the Chryseobacterium scophthalmum genome encodes:
- a CDS encoding HAL/PAL/TAL family ammonia-lyase yields MKINNFLELRDFQRIIIENESIELDQSLLQRVNESFSFLKEFSKNKVIYGVNTGFGPMAQFKISDEDTHQLQYNLIRSHSSGIGNPLPVDEVKACMLARLNTLSLGNSGVHESVVNLLKELINRNITPLIFEHGGVGASGDLVQLAHLALVLIGEGEVFYKNERKSTKEVFETEGLEPIQVEIREGLALMNGTSVMSGIGIVNAYKANQLTEISLKLSCAINEIVQAYDDHFSEVLNGTKLHTGQQKIAEKMRHHLADSKLIRKRADHLYTHFEEQEKVFKEKVQEYYSLRCVPQILGPVLDTLEYTEKVLENEINSANDNPIINVKDQHVYHGGNFHGDYISLEMDKLKIVVTKLTMLAERQLNYLLNSKINEILPPFVNLGKLGFNFGMQGVQFTATSTTAESQMLSNPMYVHSIPNNNDNQDIVSMGTNAAVICRKVIENAFEVLSIEAITIVQAIEYLGFQEQVSSKTKELYDEIRKIIPAFSNDMVMYPYLEEVKKYLKTM; encoded by the coding sequence ATGAAAATAAATAACTTTTTAGAACTGAGAGATTTTCAGAGAATTATTATTGAAAATGAAAGCATAGAATTAGATCAATCACTTCTCCAGAGGGTGAATGAGAGCTTTTCTTTTCTGAAAGAATTTTCAAAAAATAAAGTAATTTATGGAGTGAATACGGGTTTCGGACCGATGGCTCAGTTTAAAATCAGTGATGAAGATACCCATCAACTTCAATATAATTTAATCAGAAGTCATTCTTCAGGTATTGGAAATCCGCTTCCCGTAGATGAAGTGAAAGCTTGTATGTTGGCAAGGCTGAATACTTTATCACTTGGAAATTCCGGAGTTCATGAATCTGTTGTGAATTTACTTAAGGAATTAATTAACAGAAATATTACACCGTTGATTTTCGAACACGGAGGTGTTGGAGCAAGTGGTGATTTGGTGCAATTGGCACATTTAGCTTTAGTTCTAATTGGTGAAGGGGAAGTTTTCTATAAAAATGAAAGAAAATCGACCAAAGAAGTTTTCGAAACTGAAGGTTTAGAACCAATTCAGGTTGAAATTCGTGAAGGTTTAGCTTTAATGAACGGAACTTCGGTAATGTCAGGAATTGGAATTGTAAACGCTTACAAAGCCAATCAATTAACTGAAATTTCATTAAAATTATCTTGTGCAATCAACGAAATTGTTCAGGCGTATGATGATCATTTTTCTGAAGTGTTGAATGGAACAAAACTTCACACAGGTCAGCAGAAAATCGCAGAAAAAATGCGTCATCATTTAGCTGATAGTAAATTGATCAGAAAAAGAGCAGATCATTTATATACTCACTTTGAAGAACAGGAAAAAGTTTTCAAAGAAAAAGTACAGGAATATTATTCTTTAAGATGTGTTCCTCAGATTTTAGGTCCGGTTTTAGATACTTTAGAATACACTGAAAAAGTATTGGAAAACGAGATCAATTCTGCAAATGATAACCCGATTATCAATGTAAAAGACCAGCATGTTTACCACGGCGGAAACTTCCACGGAGATTATATTTCTTTGGAAATGGATAAGCTGAAAATCGTTGTAACGAAGTTGACTATGTTGGCTGAAAGACAATTGAATTATCTTTTAAATTCAAAAATAAATGAAATTTTACCTCCATTTGTTAATTTAGGTAAATTAGGATTTAATTTCGGGATGCAGGGTGTTCAGTTTACAGCGACTTCTACAACTGCAGAAAGCCAGATGTTGTCGAACCCGATGTATGTTCACAGTATTCCGAATAATAATGATAATCAGGATATTGTAAGTATGGGAACAAATGCAGCGGTAATTTGCAGAAAAGTAATTGAAAATGCTTTTGAAGTACTTTCTATTGAAGCGATTACGATTGTTCAGGCGATTGAATATCTTGGTTTTCAAGAACAAGTTTCATCGAAAACAAAAGAATTGTACGATGAAATCAGAAAAATTATTCCTGCATTTTCAAATGATATGGTGATGTATCCTTATTTGGAGGAAGTGAAAAAATATTTAAAGACAATGTAA
- a CDS encoding NAD(P)/FAD-dependent oxidoreductase, whose amino-acid sequence MDKEIVDVLVIGAGPSGCVSSAYLKKNNINVKVVEKTKFPRLVVGESLIPRVMDHFDEAGLFPALDKMGFEKKLGARFMRGNEVCIFDFSNKFGEGWDWTWQVPRADFDNTLAQEVINKGIDLEFETEVIGIEFNGTDSITTVKTKDGKTKEIHAKFVIDSSGYGRVLPRLLDLEKPSKLSPHSAIFAHVEDINREEGVEGTLISFDIIETEVWLWVIPFSNGNTSIGIVGPTDYIEKLSENGDPTEALRKAISLSDYYVKRFGNVDFLFEPRHLKDYSCSVKSLFGDGFALTGNASEFLDPVFSSGMAFATEGGMTAAKLAIRQLNGEKVDWQKEFADYILYGVDVFTTYVKEWYTGNLQELFFHQPENPDVKRKICAVLAGYVWDKKNTFVRIHDTAIVNLANFIKAEKQQA is encoded by the coding sequence ATGGACAAAGAAATTGTTGATGTTTTAGTAATTGGAGCTGGACCTTCCGGATGCGTATCTTCTGCTTATTTGAAGAAGAATAACATCAATGTGAAAGTAGTTGAAAAAACTAAATTCCCAAGACTTGTTGTTGGTGAAAGCCTTATTCCTAGAGTGATGGATCATTTTGATGAAGCCGGATTGTTTCCTGCGTTAGATAAAATGGGCTTCGAAAAGAAATTGGGAGCTCGTTTTATGCGAGGAAATGAAGTCTGTATTTTTGACTTCAGCAACAAATTCGGAGAAGGATGGGATTGGACTTGGCAAGTTCCAAGAGCTGATTTTGACAATACTTTGGCCCAGGAAGTCATCAACAAAGGAATTGACCTTGAATTTGAAACCGAAGTTATCGGCATTGAATTTAACGGAACAGATTCTATCACAACCGTTAAAACTAAAGATGGAAAAACAAAAGAAATTCACGCAAAATTCGTAATTGATTCCAGCGGTTACGGAAGAGTTTTACCGAGACTTTTAGATTTAGAAAAGCCTTCGAAGTTATCTCCGCACTCTGCCATTTTTGCTCACGTTGAAGATATCAACAGAGAAGAAGGCGTAGAAGGAACTTTGATTTCTTTTGATATTATAGAAACTGAAGTCTGGCTTTGGGTAATTCCTTTTTCCAATGGAAATACGAGCATAGGAATTGTTGGTCCGACTGATTATATTGAAAAATTATCTGAAAATGGAGACCCTACAGAAGCTTTGAGAAAAGCGATTTCACTTTCTGATTATTATGTAAAACGTTTTGGAAATGTAGATTTTCTTTTTGAACCAAGACACTTGAAAGACTATTCTTGCTCTGTAAAAAGCTTATTCGGTGACGGATTTGCTTTAACAGGAAATGCTTCTGAATTTCTTGACCCTGTATTTTCTTCAGGAATGGCTTTTGCAACCGAAGGCGGAATGACAGCGGCAAAACTGGCAATACGACAATTAAACGGAGAAAAAGTTGATTGGCAAAAAGAATTTGCAGATTATATTCTGTACGGAGTAGATGTTTTCACAACATATGTAAAAGAGTGGTACACCGGAAATCTTCAGGAATTATTCTTCCACCAACCGGAAAACCCTGATGTTAAAAGAAAAATCTGTGCTGTTTTGGCGGGTTATGTCTGGGACAAAAAAAATACGTTTGTACGGATACATGATACTGCAATCGTGAATTTGGCAAATTTCATTAAAGCAGAAAAGCAACAAGCATAA
- a CDS encoding lipid A biosynthesis acyltransferase — MNKWKGKSKGTILGYRIFVWCIRNIGIRSSYFVLYFVAFYYFLFEKKSNKYYRYYFQKRLNYGFWKTKISLFKSYFTFGTILIDKTAISAGLRNKYTYEFDGIENLRNLLAEKKGGVLISAHIGNFEIAEHFFAEIDFDCQINLVTTDQEVTVIKEYLESVSVKQSNIKFIYVKDDMSHIFNINEALSKNELICFTGDRYFEGSKFLEADLLGKSAKFPAGPFMIASRLGVPVVYVYVMKEKNLHYHLYARVAENVKKRDAQGLLHSYTKNLESMIQKYPLQWFNYFDFWDDID; from the coding sequence ATGAACAAGTGGAAAGGCAAATCTAAAGGTACCATTTTAGGTTACAGAATCTTCGTTTGGTGCATTAGAAATATTGGGATCCGAAGTTCTTATTTTGTTCTTTATTTTGTTGCTTTTTACTATTTTTTATTCGAAAAAAAGAGCAACAAATATTATCGATATTACTTCCAGAAAAGACTCAATTACGGTTTTTGGAAAACAAAAATCTCCTTGTTTAAAAGTTATTTTACTTTCGGAACGATTTTAATTGATAAGACTGCAATTTCAGCTGGTTTAAGAAATAAATACACCTACGAATTCGACGGAATAGAAAATCTCAGAAATCTTTTAGCAGAAAAAAAAGGCGGTGTTCTCATCAGTGCACACATCGGGAATTTCGAAATTGCAGAACATTTTTTTGCAGAAATTGATTTCGATTGTCAAATTAATTTAGTGACAACAGATCAAGAAGTTACAGTCATTAAAGAATATCTCGAAAGCGTTTCTGTGAAACAGAGCAACATCAAATTCATTTATGTAAAAGACGATATGTCGCATATTTTCAACATCAACGAAGCATTGTCTAAAAACGAATTAATATGTTTTACTGGCGACCGTTATTTTGAAGGTTCAAAATTCCTTGAAGCAGATTTGCTTGGGAAAAGTGCTAAATTTCCGGCAGGTCCTTTTATGATTGCTTCCAGATTGGGCGTTCCTGTGGTTTATGTGTATGTAATGAAAGAAAAAAATCTTCATTATCATTTGTATGCAAGAGTCGCTGAAAACGTTAAAAAACGGGATGCACAAGGGCTTTTACACTCATACACCAAAAATCTTGAATCAATGATTCAGAAATATCCACTTCAATGGTTCAACTATTTCGATTTTTGGGACGATATTGATTAA
- a CDS encoding beta-ketoacyl-[acyl-carrier-protein] synthase family protein, with product MENRVVITGMGIYSCIGTSLEEVKESLYQGKSGIVLVDERKEFGFRSGLTGVVPKPDLKNLLNRRQRVSMGEESEYAYIATLDALKQAKIDQDFLDQNEVGILYGNDSVSKAVVESIDIAREKKDTTLMGSGAIFKSMNSTVTMNLSTIFKLRGINLTISAACASGSHSLGLAYMMIKNGFQEMIVCGGAQETNKYSMASFDGLGVFSVRENEPAKASRPFDSDRDGLIPSGGAATLIVESLESAQKRGATILGEIVGYGFSSNGGHISTPNVDGPALAMNRALKQSGLDVKDIDYINAHATSTPIGDANEAKAIHEIFGSEVPVSSTKSMTGHECWMAGASEVIYSILMMQNDFVAPNINLENPDEDAQKINLISETKNQKIDVFLSNSFGFGGTNSALIVKKFE from the coding sequence ATGGAAAATAGGGTAGTCATTACCGGAATGGGAATTTATTCTTGCATCGGAACTTCTTTGGAAGAAGTGAAAGAATCCCTGTATCAAGGAAAATCGGGAATTGTTTTAGTCGATGAAAGAAAAGAATTTGGTTTCAGATCAGGTCTTACAGGAGTTGTTCCAAAACCGGATTTGAAAAATCTTCTCAACAGACGTCAACGTGTAAGTATGGGCGAAGAAAGCGAATACGCTTACATTGCAACATTGGATGCTCTAAAACAGGCAAAAATCGATCAGGATTTTTTAGACCAAAACGAAGTCGGAATTTTATACGGAAACGACAGCGTTTCAAAAGCGGTTGTAGAATCTATTGATATTGCAAGAGAAAAAAAAGATACCACTTTGATGGGTTCTGGAGCGATTTTCAAATCGATGAACTCCACGGTAACGATGAATCTTTCTACTATTTTTAAATTAAGAGGAATCAATCTTACCATCAGTGCAGCTTGTGCAAGCGGTTCTCATTCTTTGGGACTGGCTTACATGATGATTAAAAATGGTTTTCAGGAGATGATTGTTTGCGGTGGAGCACAGGAAACCAACAAATATTCAATGGCGAGTTTTGATGGTTTGGGTGTTTTTTCGGTAAGAGAAAACGAACCTGCAAAAGCATCAAGACCTTTCGATTCTGATAGAGACGGATTAATTCCAAGCGGTGGAGCAGCAACTTTAATTGTTGAAAGCCTTGAATCTGCACAGAAAAGAGGAGCAACTATTTTAGGGGAAATCGTTGGTTACGGTTTTTCTTCAAATGGAGGACATATTTCTACGCCCAATGTAGATGGTCCGGCTTTAGCGATGAACCGTGCTTTAAAACAGTCAGGTTTAGACGTGAAAGATATTGATTATATTAATGCTCATGCGACTTCAACACCAATTGGTGATGCAAACGAAGCAAAAGCAATTCATGAAATTTTCGGAAGCGAAGTCCCGGTAAGTTCTACAAAATCAATGACCGGTCACGAATGTTGGATGGCAGGTGCAAGTGAAGTGATCTATTCTATTTTAATGATGCAGAACGATTTTGTGGCGCCTAACATCAATTTAGAAAATCCTGATGAAGATGCTCAAAAGATAAATTTAATCTCCGAAACTAAAAATCAAAAAATTGACGTATTTTTGTCGAATTCTTTCGGATTTGGGGGAACCAACTCCGCATTAATCGTTAAAAAATTTGAATAA
- a CDS encoding acyl carrier protein: MEREKIVAIANDFLINEFEVDGDEISNDAHFKKTLGLDSLDYIDLVVVIESNFGIKLGEADFKDIITFDDFYSTIENKIAQKNA, from the coding sequence ATGGAAAGAGAAAAAATTGTTGCCATTGCTAATGATTTTTTAATCAATGAGTTTGAGGTAGATGGTGACGAAATCAGTAATGATGCCCATTTCAAGAAAACTTTGGGCTTAGACAGTTTAGATTATATAGACTTGGTGGTGGTAATTGAATCTAATTTTGGAATAAAATTAGGCGAAGCAGACTTTAAAGATATTATCACATTTGATGATTTCTACTCGACAATAGAAAACAAAATCGCTCAAAAAAACGCATAA
- the ileS gene encoding isoleucine--tRNA ligase, protein MSQFKEYKNLNLIDVAENVSEFWKANDTFAKSVETRQGNPEFVFYEGPPSANGMPGIHHVMARALKDIFCRYQTQNGKQVFRKAGWDTHGLPVELGVEKELGITKEDIGKKISIEDYNKACREAVMRYTDVWNHLTEKIGYWVDLEDPYITYKSKYMETVWWLLKQLYSKELLYKGYTIQPYSPKAGTGLSSHELNQPGTYRDVTDTTIVAQFKVKKDSSELFNDVDGDVNVLAWTTTPWTLPSNTALAVGRDIEYVVVKTFNQYTFEPVTVVLARVLLEKNFGKKFVEGTDEDLANYSSDSKTIPFKVLKEFTGEQLAGTQYEQLIPWFTPNENPEKAFRVIIGDFVTTEDGTGIVHIAPTFGADDARVAKDAGIPPMLVKDENDNLVPLVDLQGKFIKGNDVPETFSGKYIKNEYYDEGTASEKSWDVELAILLKTENKAFKVEKYVHSYPHCWRTDKPVLYYPLDSWFVKMTAVKDRLVELNETINWKPKATGEGRFANWLENVNDWNLSRSRYWGIPLPIWRTEDQKEEKLIGSVEELYNEIEKSISVGLMTENPFKGFEIGNMSEENYDLIDLHKNIVDKVVLVSDLGKAMNRESDLIDVWFDSGSMPYAQLHYPFENKELIDNNKAFPADFIAEGVDQTRGWFYTLHAIGTAVFDSVAYKNVMSNGLVLDKNGQKMSKRLGNAVDPFETLAVYGPDATRWYMISNANPWENLKFDIEGIDEVRRKFFGTLYNTYSFFSLYANVDGFNYSEKDVENRPEIDRWILSELNLLIKEVKAFYEDYEPTRVARAISNFVNDNLSNWYVRLCRRRFWKGDYSDDKISAYQTLYTCLETVAKLSAPIAPFFMDQLYQDLNKVTGKDSVESVHLTDFPVADESLIDQDLVEKTHLAQNITSMVFSLRKKENVKVRQPLQKVLIPVLDKKTEEQILAVAELIKQEVNVKELQLINAEEASHLIVKQIKPNFKTLGSRLGKDMKVVGNEITNLSAEQISSLEKEGSLEIQGYEITLNDVEISTKDIPGWTVTSDGKTTVALDLKMTDELKSEGIAREFINRIQNLRKEKDFELTDRISIVLEENNPFLEQIKQNEEYISSEVLSNKIEIVSSLSNFNEIDIDEIKFKVNVEKI, encoded by the coding sequence ATGAGCCAATTTAAAGAATATAAAAACCTCAACCTTATAGATGTAGCCGAGAATGTTTCGGAATTCTGGAAAGCAAACGACACTTTTGCAAAAAGTGTGGAAACACGTCAGGGAAATCCTGAGTTTGTGTTTTACGAAGGTCCGCCTTCTGCAAACGGAATGCCCGGAATTCACCACGTTATGGCAAGAGCGTTGAAAGATATTTTCTGTCGTTACCAAACACAGAACGGGAAACAGGTTTTCCGTAAAGCAGGTTGGGACACACACGGACTTCCTGTGGAATTAGGAGTTGAAAAAGAACTCGGAATCACTAAAGAAGATATTGGCAAAAAAATTTCGATTGAAGATTACAACAAAGCTTGTCGTGAAGCGGTAATGCGTTATACTGATGTTTGGAATCACCTTACCGAAAAAATCGGATATTGGGTAGATCTTGAAGATCCGTATATCACGTACAAGTCAAAATATATGGAAACGGTTTGGTGGTTGTTGAAGCAATTATACAGCAAAGAATTGTTGTATAAAGGCTACACAATCCAACCTTATTCTCCAAAAGCAGGAACCGGACTTTCTTCTCACGAGTTGAATCAGCCGGGAACTTACCGTGATGTTACCGACACAACAATTGTTGCTCAGTTTAAAGTTAAAAAAGATTCTTCAGAATTATTCAACGATGTTGATGGAGATGTAAACGTTTTAGCTTGGACGACAACTCCTTGGACTTTACCTTCAAATACAGCTTTGGCGGTAGGAAGAGATATTGAATATGTTGTGGTAAAAACTTTCAATCAATATACTTTTGAGCCTGTAACTGTTGTTTTGGCGAGAGTTTTATTGGAAAAGAATTTCGGTAAAAAATTCGTGGAAGGAACTGATGAAGATTTAGCAAACTACAGTTCAGACAGCAAAACAATTCCTTTTAAAGTTTTAAAAGAATTTACGGGTGAACAACTGGCAGGAACTCAGTATGAGCAATTAATCCCTTGGTTTACACCGAATGAAAATCCTGAAAAAGCGTTCAGAGTAATCATTGGAGATTTTGTAACTACTGAAGATGGTACAGGTATCGTACATATCGCTCCTACTTTTGGTGCAGATGATGCGAGAGTAGCGAAAGATGCAGGAATTCCGCCAATGTTGGTGAAGGACGAAAATGACAATTTAGTTCCGTTGGTTGATTTACAAGGTAAATTCATCAAAGGAAATGATGTTCCGGAAACTTTCTCAGGAAAATATATTAAAAACGAATATTACGATGAAGGAACTGCATCTGAAAAATCTTGGGATGTAGAATTGGCGATTTTGTTGAAAACAGAAAACAAAGCCTTCAAAGTAGAAAAATATGTTCACTCTTATCCACACTGTTGGAGAACCGATAAACCAGTTTTATATTATCCTTTGGATTCTTGGTTTGTAAAAATGACGGCTGTAAAAGACCGTTTGGTAGAATTGAACGAAACCATCAACTGGAAGCCAAAAGCTACCGGAGAAGGTCGTTTTGCCAACTGGTTGGAAAACGTGAACGACTGGAATCTTTCCCGCTCAAGATATTGGGGAATCCCATTACCGATCTGGAGAACTGAAGATCAAAAAGAAGAGAAATTAATTGGTTCTGTTGAAGAATTATATAATGAGATCGAAAAGTCTATTTCAGTAGGATTGATGACTGAAAACCCTTTCAAAGGTTTTGAGATCGGAAATATGTCTGAAGAAAACTATGACTTGATCGACTTGCACAAAAACATTGTTGATAAAGTTGTCTTGGTTTCAGATTTAGGAAAAGCAATGAACCGTGAAAGCGACCTTATTGACGTTTGGTTTGATTCAGGTTCGATGCCTTATGCACAGTTGCATTATCCTTTTGAGAACAAAGAATTAATTGATAATAATAAAGCTTTCCCGGCAGATTTCATCGCAGAAGGTGTTGACCAGACTCGTGGATGGTTTTACACGCTTCACGCTATCGGAACAGCAGTTTTTGATTCAGTTGCTTATAAAAATGTAATGAGCAACGGACTTGTTTTGGATAAGAACGGTCAGAAAATGTCAAAACGTCTAGGAAATGCAGTTGATCCGTTTGAAACTCTTGCAGTTTACGGACCAGATGCAACACGTTGGTATATGATCTCTAACGCAAATCCTTGGGAAAACCTGAAATTTGATATCGAAGGAATTGACGAAGTGAGAAGAAAATTCTTCGGAACGCTTTACAATACCTATTCATTCTTTAGTTTATATGCAAACGTTGACGGATTTAATTATTCTGAAAAAGACGTTGAAAACAGACCAGAGATCGACCGTTGGATCTTATCTGAATTGAATCTTTTAATTAAAGAAGTAAAGGCATTTTACGAAGATTACGAGCCGACAAGAGTTGCAAGAGCGATCAGTAATTTTGTAAATGACAATTTGAGTAACTGGTATGTAAGATTGTGTAGAAGACGTTTCTGGAAAGGAGATTATTCTGATGACAAGATCTCTGCTTATCAGACTTTATATACTTGCCTTGAAACGGTTGCCAAATTATCTGCGCCAATTGCTCCGTTCTTTATGGATCAATTGTATCAGGATTTGAACAAAGTAACAGGAAAAGACAGCGTAGAATCTGTGCATTTAACAGACTTCCCGGTTGCTGATGAAAGTTTAATCGATCAGGATTTGGTTGAAAAAACACATTTAGCACAAAACATTACGAGTATGGTTTTCTCATTGAGAAAAAAGGAAAACGTAAAAGTTCGTCAACCGTTGCAAAAAGTGTTGATTCCTGTGTTGGATAAGAAAACTGAAGAGCAGATTTTAGCCGTTGCAGAATTAATTAAACAGGAAGTTAACGTTAAAGAATTACAATTGATCAATGCTGAAGAAGCATCACATTTAATTGTAAAACAAATCAAACCGAACTTTAAAACTTTAGGTTCCAGACTTGGAAAAGACATGAAAGTTGTTGGTAACGAAATTACTAATCTTTCTGCCGAACAAATCTCATCTTTAGAAAAAGAAGGAAGCTTAGAAATCCAAGGATATGAAATCACATTGAATGATGTAGAAATTTCAACAAAAGATATTCCGGGATGGACGGTAACTTCAGACGGGAAAACAACTGTGGCACTAGATTTGAAGATGACTGATGAGTTGAAATCTGAAGGTATCGCAAGAGAATTTATCAACAGGATCCAAAATCTCAGAAAAGAGAAAGATTTTGAATTAACAGACAGAATAAGCATCGTTTTGGAAGAAAACAATCCGTTTTTGGAGCAGATCAAACAAAATGAAGAATATATTTCATCTGAGGTCTTGTCAAATAAAATAGAAATTGTATCTTCACTTTCAAATTTTAACGAAATCGACATCGATGAGATTAAATTTAAAGTGAATGTTGAAAAAATTTAA
- a CDS encoding phenylacetate--CoA ligase family protein codes for MELFPFIEKADIQDIKIFQEEKLQELLQYLEANSHFYQKLFKENNIQISDIQTLEDLQKIPTTSKNDIQQNNNDFFCIPQNKIVDYSTTSGTLGDPVTFGLSDQDLERLAYNEAISFACAGIKKGDVVQMITTIDKRFMAGLAYFLGLRKMGASVVRMGPGIPELQWDSIFRYQPKYLITVPSFLLKMIDYAEKHGIDYKNSSVFGAVCIGESIKNQDFTDNILSQKIKEKWNIQLYSTYASTEMSTAFTECEHQVGGHQHPELIITEILDDEGNPVKNGESGELTITTLGVEALPLLRFKTGDLVKAHYEPCKCGRNTMRLGPVVGRKQQMIKYKGTTLYPPAMNDILNDFEGILCYQIVIQSNEIGLDEIIIKLSTEREEESFEGEVRDHFRAKLRVSPKIEMLDFDVLSKTVFNPNSRKPITFIDLR; via the coding sequence TTGGAACTTTTCCCATTCATCGAGAAAGCAGACATTCAGGATATAAAAATATTTCAGGAAGAAAAGCTTCAGGAGCTTTTACAATATCTTGAAGCTAATTCGCATTTTTACCAGAAATTATTTAAAGAAAATAATATTCAAATTTCTGATATTCAGACTTTGGAAGATTTGCAGAAAATACCAACGACCTCGAAAAACGATATTCAGCAAAATAATAATGATTTTTTCTGCATTCCACAGAATAAAATTGTTGATTACAGCACAACTTCAGGAACTTTAGGAGATCCCGTAACTTTTGGTTTATCTGATCAAGATCTTGAAAGATTGGCTTACAATGAAGCAATTTCTTTCGCTTGTGCAGGAATTAAGAAAGGTGATGTTGTACAGATGATTACGACGATTGATAAAAGATTCATGGCTGGACTTGCCTATTTTTTAGGATTGAGAAAAATGGGTGCAAGTGTTGTCAGAATGGGACCTGGAATTCCCGAACTTCAATGGGATTCTATTTTTAGATACCAACCGAAATATTTGATAACTGTTCCATCATTTCTATTAAAAATGATTGATTATGCCGAAAAACACGGAATTGATTATAAAAATTCCAGCGTTTTTGGTGCAGTTTGTATTGGTGAAAGTATCAAAAATCAGGATTTTACAGATAATATTCTTTCGCAAAAGATTAAGGAGAAATGGAATATTCAATTGTATTCCACTTATGCTTCTACTGAAATGAGCACTGCGTTTACCGAATGTGAACATCAAGTTGGAGGGCATCAACATCCAGAATTAATTATTACCGAAATTCTTGATGATGAAGGAAATCCAGTGAAAAATGGAGAAAGCGGTGAACTGACCATTACAACTTTGGGTGTTGAAGCACTTCCTTTGTTGAGATTTAAAACGGGAGATTTAGTTAAAGCTCATTATGAACCATGTAAATGTGGTAGAAATACAATGAGATTAGGTCCGGTTGTCGGAAGAAAACAGCAAATGATTAAATATAAAGGAACGACTTTATATCCGCCTGCAATGAATGATATTCTGAATGATTTCGAAGGAATTTTATGTTATCAAATTGTTATTCAATCCAATGAAATTGGTTTGGATGAAATTATCATTAAGCTTAGTACAGAAAGAGAAGAAGAAAGTTTTGAAGGAGAAGTGAGAGATCATTTCCGTGCAAAATTAAGAGTCAGCCCGAAAATTGAAATGCTAGATTTTGATGTTTTGTCTAAAACCGTTTTCAATCCCAACAGCAGAAAACCAATTACATTTATAGATCTAAGATGA
- the fabG gene encoding 3-oxoacyl-ACP reductase FabG produces the protein MKCAIVTGGSRGIGRAICIKLAEEKIEHILINYTSNEAAAKETLAKVEELGSTGEILKFDVGNAEETQKVLNEWQENNPNSVVEIIVNNAGITRDGLFMWMPIEDWNSVINTSLNGFYNVTNFFIQKLLRNKYGRIINMVSVSGVKGTAGQTNYSAAKGALVGATKALAQEVAKRNITVNAVAPGFIKTDMTQDFNEDELKAMIPANRFGEAEEVADLVAFLASKKSSYITGEIININGGIYS, from the coding sequence ATGAAATGTGCAATTGTAACAGGTGGTTCCCGCGGAATCGGAAGAGCAATCTGTATAAAACTGGCTGAAGAGAAAATTGAGCATATTTTAATTAATTATACTTCAAACGAAGCTGCAGCAAAGGAAACTTTGGCTAAAGTGGAAGAGTTGGGTTCTACAGGAGAAATTCTTAAATTCGATGTAGGAAATGCTGAAGAAACTCAAAAAGTTTTAAATGAATGGCAGGAAAATAATCCAAATTCTGTAGTTGAAATTATCGTAAACAACGCCGGAATCACAAGAGACGGATTGTTCATGTGGATGCCAATTGAAGATTGGAATTCTGTGATTAACACAAGTTTAAATGGTTTCTATAATGTGACGAATTTCTTCATTCAGAAATTGTTGAGAAACAAATATGGCAGAATTATCAATATGGTTTCTGTTTCCGGAGTAAAAGGAACGGCTGGACAAACCAATTATTCTGCTGCTAAAGGTGCTTTGGTTGGCGCGACAAAAGCTTTGGCTCAGGAAGTTGCAAAAAGAAATATCACTGTAAATGCAGTTGCTCCGGGTTTTATCAAAACAGATATGACGCAGGATTTTAACGAAGATGAATTGAAAGCAATGATTCCTGCAAACAGATTTGGTGAAGCAGAAGAAGTGGCAGATTTGGTTGCATTTTTAGCATCAAAAAAATCTTCGTACATCACAGGAGAAATTATTAATATTAACGGAGGAATTTATTCGTAA